One Platichthys flesus chromosome 14, fPlaFle2.1, whole genome shotgun sequence genomic region harbors:
- the rab3aa gene encoding RAB3A, member RAS oncogene family, a isoform X1: MASANSTYGQKESSDQNFDYMFKILIIGNSSVGKTSFLFRYADDSFTPAFVSTVGIDFKVKTIYRNDKRIKLQIWDTAGQERYRTITTAYYRGAMGFILMYDITNEESFNAVQDWSTQIKTYSWDNAQVLLVGNKCDMDDERVVAAERGQQLSEQLGFEYFEVSAKDNVNVKQTFERLVDIICERMSESLDNNDPSVTGNKQGPQLSEQPQRSSQDCAC; this comes from the exons ATGGCGTCTGCAAATTCCACATATGGACAGAAGGAGTCCTCAGACCAGAACTTTGATTACATGTTTAAAATCCTCATCATTGGCAACAGCAGCGTTGGAAAGACGTCCTTCCTTTTCCGCTACGCAGATGATTCATTCACACCAGCCTTCGTGAGCACGGTGGGCATCGACTTCAAGGTCAAGACCATCTACAGGAACGACAAGAGGATAAAGCTGCAGATCTGG GACACCGCTGGACAGGAGCGCTACAGGACGATCACCACAGCTTATTACAGGGGAGCCATGGGCTTCATCCTCATGTATGACATCACCAACGAGGAATCCTTCAACGCTGTGCAAGACTG GTCGACTCAGATCAAGACCTACTCATGGGACAATGCTCAGGTGCTCCTGGTGGGGAACAAGTGTGACATGGATGATGAACGGGTGGTGGCTGCAGAGAGGGGCCAGCAGCTGTCAGAGCAGCTCG GTTTCGAGTACTTTGAAGTGAGCGCCAAAGACAACGTAAACGTGAAGCAGACTTTCGAGCGGCTGGTGGACATCATCTGTGAGAGGATGTCAGAGAGTCTGGACAACAACGACCCGTCTGTCACTGGAAATAAACAGGGGCCGCAGCTCAGCGAGCAGCCTCAGAGGTCCAGTCAGGATTGTGCTTGCTAA
- the rab3aa gene encoding RAB3A, member RAS oncogene family, a isoform X2 — MYEKNQNEHCKWTQYSCAWLPACFPRTWWRCGRAVHLLPLPWSCPWSLRPVDTAGQERYRTITTAYYRGAMGFILMYDITNEESFNAVQDWSTQIKTYSWDNAQVLLVGNKCDMDDERVVAAERGQQLSEQLGFEYFEVSAKDNVNVKQTFERLVDIICERMSESLDNNDPSVTGNKQGPQLSEQPQRSSQDCAC; from the exons ATGTATGAAAAGAACCAAAATGAACACTGTAAGTGGACTCAGTATAGCTGTGCATGGCTTCCTGCATGTTTTCCCCGGACTTGGTGGCGCTGCGGCCGGGCTGTAcaccttctccctctgccttgGAGCTGTCCCTGGTCCCTGCGTCCCGTC GACACCGCTGGACAGGAGCGCTACAGGACGATCACCACAGCTTATTACAGGGGAGCCATGGGCTTCATCCTCATGTATGACATCACCAACGAGGAATCCTTCAACGCTGTGCAAGACTG GTCGACTCAGATCAAGACCTACTCATGGGACAATGCTCAGGTGCTCCTGGTGGGGAACAAGTGTGACATGGATGATGAACGGGTGGTGGCTGCAGAGAGGGGCCAGCAGCTGTCAGAGCAGCTCG GTTTCGAGTACTTTGAAGTGAGCGCCAAAGACAACGTAAACGTGAAGCAGACTTTCGAGCGGCTGGTGGACATCATCTGTGAGAGGATGTCAGAGAGTCTGGACAACAACGACCCGTCTGTCACTGGAAATAAACAGGGGCCGCAGCTCAGCGAGCAGCCTCAGAGGTCCAGTCAGGATTGTGCTTGCTAA